In Thermodesulfovibrionales bacterium, the sequence ATCCATGGCCACAGGAAGAAGGAGATAGACCACGCGATCACAGGGCAGCTCGAGAAAATCGGCCACAGCACTATGCTCGGGTTGTCCAATGTCCCCGCCATTGAACTTGCGGAAAGGCTTATCCGGCTTCTGAACCCGCCCTTAGCACCGTGTCCCTCGCCTCTCAAGAAGGTCTTTTATTCCGACAACGGCTCCACAGCCGTTGAGGTCGCCCTGAAGATGGCATTCCAGTATTGGATTCACAAGGGTTCAAAAGGCAAGAGCGCCTTTCTGTCTTTGAAGAACGCCTATCATGGTGATACTCTCGGTGCCGTGAGCGTAGGCGGTATCGACATTTTCCACAACACCTTCGGTCCCCTCCTCTTTAAGACGTATAAGGCGCCTTCGCCTTACTGCTACCGGTGTGAGCTGGGTGCTACCTATCCTGATTGCGGATTGGCCTGCTTACGCAGGATGGAGGAGGCACTGAGTGATCACTCCTCGGAGATCGCAGCAGTGATTCTGGAGCCCCTCGTTCAGGCGGCGGGGGGGATGATTGTCGCTCCCGCAGGGTATCTCAAGGGCGTGAGACAGCTCTGCGATACCTACGGCGTATTGATGATTGCTGATGAGGTGGCAACGGGGTTCGGAAGGACCGGCAGGATGTTCGCCTGCGAACATGAGGGTGTGATGCCTGACATCCTCTGTATATCAAAGGGCATTACCGGCGGCTATATGCCCTTGGCAGCAACGATCGCTACGGAGGAGGTGTACGGCGCATTTCTCGGAGAATTCGGAGAGGTGAAGACATTCTTTCACGGCCACTCTTATACAGGCAATCCCCTCGGGTGCGCGGCTGCACTTGCCTGTCTCGAAATCTTCGAGAGGGAGAAGACCATTGAAAGACTCGGTCCTAAAATGAGGATGCTGGAGGTTTATTTAAAGGATTTGTCGGAGCTTACTCACGTGGGCGACGTGCGGAACAGAGGGATGATGGCAGGCATCGAGCTCGTAAGGGATAAATCAACGAAAGAGCCATATCTCTGGGAAGAGAAGATGGGGTGGCGGGTCGCCGACTATGCAAAGGCGCACGGTGTTTTTATACGGCCGCTGGGGAATGTCGTTGTGATCATGCCTCCTCTCTCTATAAGTCTTGAGAATCTCGAGCGTCTCTTGATGGTCGTCAGGGAAGGGATAGAGAGCGCTACCGGTTGAGGAGCAGGAGAGAGATACCCCATCATCCGAGAAAATAGACCCTGACGAACAAGGCGGTAAAGACGATGAGGGTTGAGGCCCACGTCATTGTCGTGATATCTCTCAAGAGCGGCATCTTTTTCAGCAGAGAACTTCCGTAGATTACGAGAGGGAAATAGACCATCGAAAACCTCGTCATGCTGATAAACGTGCCGGTCGAAAGAGGGACAAGAACAACGAGGAGCCCCCACAGCGAGTAAAGCCGATACTCTTTCGAGAAGAGAAAGATAATGCTCGTCCCGAGAACCGCACCCGTCGGTATGATATTCATGATATTAAAAGGATCAAGATTCATTTCGGAGAGTAATGCGGAGAAACTGCCGATGGGGTGTCTGTGGAATGCCTCTTGTCCCCTGATGAAGGCATCCCAATGTCCGAACGAGAGTTGCTGATAAGCCAGAAAAAGGAGAAATCCCGAGGCAGAAAACAGAACCCAAAATATCGGCTTGAGAACTTCCTGCCCCCTTGTCCCCGATGCATCCTTGTGAAACCGAAGGAATCCGGAAGAGAAATATGATAAGCCCATTGCTGCCACCACAAACAGTCCGGCTAGTCTCGTGAGTCCGGTAAGGAAGAGCGCGCATACCGCGGCGGTCATCTTCCCTTCCCGGAATAGGTAGAAGGATGATAGGCAGAGGAACAGGAACAATGATTCATTGTAAATCGAGGAGAAGAAGACACCGAAGGGAAAGAAGGCCATGAGAACGGTGGCCAGGTCAGGATCCGAATCGTGGTGGTATTTCTTGCTGTACCGATGGAGGAGAAAAAGGGCCATGAGAAAGAAGGCGTTCGAAAGAGCTATTCCTATGATGACGGGAGAGGCATTCCAAATATAACCGATGATTTTGATGAGGAAAGGGTAAACCGGGAAAAAGTCGATGTTGTGCTTATTACCGTCAGGAAGATAGTGGTAACCGTTCACAACAATATCGATGAAGAATTCTGCATCCCATCTCGCCAGTGATTCCCACCAGGCGCTTTCGAGAAACTTGTCGCGGAAAGCGGGAGCAAAAAAGAAGAATTTTCTCCCGAGGAAGATGCCAAAGGCAACAAATAACCGTGACGCGACAAAAACCGTCAGTACGAAGAAGATATCTCGGAGGGTCTTTTTCACGGAAATAGTCTCCTATGAATCACCACGGGATTCGAACCCGTGTTTTAGCCTTGAGAGGATTATAGCACACGATTTTGTAACTGGGACTTCTACCTACATTTTCATAGAAAGTTGAATGATTTTGGCAACTTCTACGTTTCTATCCCTTCCTATTTCTTCTATCCTATTAGCTGCATTAAGTTAGTTTTGGTTACATTTTGGTTACATTTTTTGCCACTATAATTACCAATAAAAGGATTATGGCCACGTTTAATGTCTGAAGATAACGTCATCATAAATAGCGCTGACCTCTACGAGCAGGTATGGTCAACGCCGATGATCCACCTCGCAGCGAAATACGGACTCTCAGATGTCGGCCTGCGAAAGATCTGCAAGAAACTCAATGTCCCTACCCCGCCAGCCGGCTACTGGGCTAAGCTGCAACATAAGAAGAAAGAGAAGAAGTTGCCTTTGCCGCCGCTCAACTACGGAGAACTGGAGACATATGAACTGAAACCCCGGCAGGAATGTGAATCGCAAGCGCTGAAGGGAAAAGATGCGGATAAACTCGACCCGAGGATTGTCGAGTCATTTGCTGCGGTTGAAAAAGCGGCTGAGCCGGTCATCGTTCCAGATCGTCTCGTTGCCCCTCAGCCTCTTGTGAAGATGACTCTGGA encodes:
- the bioA gene encoding adenosylmethionine--8-amino-7-oxononanoate transaminase yields the protein MGIVTENKRLEESDKRFIWHPFTQMREWLDERPVMISEGRDCFLKDIYGNWYLDGVSSLWVNIHGHRKKEIDHAITGQLEKIGHSTMLGLSNVPAIELAERLIRLLNPPLAPCPSPLKKVFYSDNGSTAVEVALKMAFQYWIHKGSKGKSAFLSLKNAYHGDTLGAVSVGGIDIFHNTFGPLLFKTYKAPSPYCYRCELGATYPDCGLACLRRMEEALSDHSSEIAAVILEPLVQAAGGMIVAPAGYLKGVRQLCDTYGVLMIADEVATGFGRTGRMFACEHEGVMPDILCISKGITGGYMPLAATIATEEVYGAFLGEFGEVKTFFHGHSYTGNPLGCAAALACLEIFEREKTIERLGPKMRMLEVYLKDLSELTHVGDVRNRGMMAGIELVRDKSTKEPYLWEEKMGWRVADYAKAHGVFIRPLGNVVVIMPPLSISLENLERLLMVVREGIESATG
- a CDS encoding mannosyltransferase family protein, with the translated sequence MKKTLRDIFFVLTVFVASRLFVAFGIFLGRKFFFFAPAFRDKFLESAWWESLARWDAEFFIDIVVNGYHYLPDGNKHNIDFFPVYPFLIKIIGYIWNASPVIIGIALSNAFFLMALFLLHRYSKKYHHDSDPDLATVLMAFFPFGVFFSSIYNESLFLFLCLSSFYLFREGKMTAAVCALFLTGLTRLAGLFVVAAMGLSYFSSGFLRFHKDASGTRGQEVLKPIFWVLFSASGFLLFLAYQQLSFGHWDAFIRGQEAFHRHPIGSFSALLSEMNLDPFNIMNIIPTGAVLGTSIIFLFSKEYRLYSLWGLLVVLVPLSTGTFISMTRFSMVYFPLVIYGSSLLKKMPLLRDITTMTWASTLIVFTALFVRVYFLG